One window of Trifolium pratense cultivar HEN17-A07 linkage group LG5, ARS_RC_1.1, whole genome shotgun sequence genomic DNA carries:
- the LOC123885979 gene encoding uncharacterized protein LOC123885979, translated as MTIDAAAGGALMDKPYNQAYQLIESMVQNHYQWGNERTTIEKPQTKGGMYEISNMDHINAKLDALTQKIESLTNAPKATVAATIQNCELCGAQGHTIAECRLLTEAPTDQVNYTKGNSYNQNQRNHPYLSYNSNNALYAPGQAPTPSPPGFQKPAQNAPMKSNLELMMENFIAVQTQTNKEVLNQNIHTSEQIKQLTSRLDVLTTHNKMLETQIAQVAQQQASTSAPAGIFPGQPQPNPRGHVNAVILRSRTQYDGPADPRTKNPAMQPNSDKTTEKERQFKKFVELLQKLNITIPFTEAITQIPSYAKFLKDILTNKKKIEEEETVMLTAECSSILQNNMPPKLKDPGSFSIPCVIGKHVIDRALCDLGASISLMPMPIYEKLKLGELRPTKMSIQFADRSVKYPLGILENVPVRIGQFFIPTDFIVMDIREDSNTPIILGRPFLATAGAIIDVKKGKLTFEVGEEKVEFILTQFMNASAIEDSCYMLDVVKECGKEMEKDKTKNSEILKTLIPPTHKNGNDDLAKCLKKSSCYRLDIVESKVDNPPFKRVPPDILKAHPESNIFQNKTSLFASKKKKRKRKTPMRWFDMFKWRPKDIGHNFKNVSLEEAPY; from the exons ATGACAATAGACGCCGCAGCTGGTGGCGCACTTATGGATAAACCATACAACCAAGCCTATCAGCTTATCGAGAGCATGGTTCAGAACCATTATCAGTGGGGAAACGAGAGAACAACAATAGAGAAACCTCAAACGAAAGGTGGAATGTACGAAATCAGCAACATGGACCACATCAACGCCAAGTTAGATGCCTTAACTCAAAAGATAGAGAGTCTAACCAACGCACCCAAAGCCACCGTGGCTGCAACAATACAAAATTGTGAGTTGTGCGGAGCTCAAGGTCATACTATCGCTGAATGTCGACTTCTAACCGAAGCTCCCACCGACCAAGTGAATTACACTAAAGGGAACTCTTACAACCAAAACCAGAGAAATCACCCGTACCTTTCGTACAATAGCAACAACGCTTTATATGCACCTGGCCAAGCACCTACTCCTTCGCCACCAGGATTCCAAAAACCTGCTCAAAATGCTCCTATGAAGTCAAACCTTGAATTGATGATGGAGAACTTCATAGCCGTACAAACTCAAACTAACAAGGAAGTCCTAAATCAAAACATACACACTAGTGAGCAAATTAAGCAATTAACAAGCAGGCTAGATGTCTTGACCACTCACAATAAGATGTTAGAGACACAAATTGCACAAGTGGCTCAACAACAAGCATCTACCTCTGCTCCTGCAGGCATATTTCCTGGCCAGCCTCAGCCAAACCCTAGGGGACATGTGAATGCTGTTATATTACGAAGTAGGACACAATACGATGGACCAGCTGATCCTAGAACTAAAAATCCTGCCATGCAACCCAATTCCGATAAGACAACCGAGAAGGAGA GGCAGTTTAAGAAATTTGTAGAGCttctacaaaaactaaacatcacAATACCTTTTACGGAAGCTATCACACAAATTCCCTCGTACGCTAAGTTTCTTAAAGATATCTTAACTAATAAGAAAAAGATCGAGGAAGAAGAAACCGTTATGCTTACTGCCGAGTGTAGCTCCATACTTCAAAATAATATGCCTCCTAAGCTAAAAGACCCAGGAAGTTTTTCCATACCATGTGTCATTGGAAAACATGTCATAGATAGAGCACTATGCGATTTAGGAGCCAGTATAAGCTTAATGCCTATGCCCATATATGAAAAACTTAAGTTAGGAGAATTGAGACCAACTAAAATGTCAATACAATTCGCTGACCGTTCTGTCAAATACCCCTTAGGTATACTAGAAAACGTGCCAGTACGTATAGGTCAATTCTTTATCCCAACTGATTTTATAGTCATGGACATTAGGGAAGATTCCAATACACCCATAattttaggaaggccattctTAGCAACCGCCGGTGCCATAATAGATGTGAAAAAAGGAAAGCTCACCTTTGAAGTAggtgaagaaaaagttgaatttatctTAACACAATTCATGAACGCATCGGCCATTGAAGATAGTTGCTATATGTTAGACGTCGTCAAAGAATGTGGAAAAGAGATGGAGAAAGATAAAACCAAAAATTCTGAAATTCTAAAAACTCTCATCCCTCCGACTCATAAAAATGGTAATGACGACCTAGCTAAATGTTTAAAGAAAAGCTCTTGCTATAGACTCGACATAGTTGAATCAAAGGTCGATAACCCACCCTTTAAACGAGTACCTCCCGACATACTAAAAGCCCACCCAGAAAGTAATATCTTCCAAAATAAAACATCTCTGTTTGcctccaagaaaaagaaaagaaaaaggaaaacacCTATGAGATGGTTTGACATGTTCAAATGGAGACCTAAGGATATTGGGCATAATTTTAAGAACGTGAGTTTGGAAGAGGCACCATACTAA